One segment of Mobula birostris isolate sMobBir1 chromosome 29, sMobBir1.hap1, whole genome shotgun sequence DNA contains the following:
- the LOC140190167 gene encoding C3a anaphylatoxin chemotactic receptor-like, giving the protein MSSSSTLAGSLSSHNSTADGNRMEWGAPSVISMVIFALTFLLGVLGNGAVIWVTGFKMKSNIHTVCFLNLALADLIYCLNLPFRMSNTSLSYSGHKAYFTWKFSGTLMFLNAAASIYLLCLISICRCLAITRPIWFQQHLSLIWVRAACFGMWILAFVMCLPVLLLQDLEKELTVLEPIWFVFIIGLPFVIMITCYCLVGWRLQGDRFFEYPKPVRLIITVVVAFMICWIPNTVCDLVSTFSTPIPRDWSLFTVALASFNSALNPLLYVFAGREFRQVLRRSLLASLRLAFAEQSLELESQAENRNLISNTNV; this is encoded by the coding sequence ATGTCGTCCAGTTCGACGCTCGCTGGGAGTCTCTCCTCCCACAATTCCACGGCCGATGGAAACAGAATGGAGTGGGGAGCACCTTCCGTCATATCAATGGTCATCTTCGCCCTTACCTTCCTACTGGGCGTTCTGGGCAACGGCGCAGTCATCTGGGTGACCGGCTTCAAGATGAAGAGTAACATCCACACGGTGTGTTTCCTGAACCTGGCTCTGGCTGACCTGATTTATTGCCTGAACCTTCCCTTCCGCATGTCCAACACCTCCCTGAGCTACTCTGGGCACAAAGCCTACTTTACCTGGAAGTTTTCTGGAACCTTGATGTTCCTCAACGCCGCCGCCAGCATATATCTGTTATGTCTGATCAGCATCTGCCGCTGCCTGGCTATTACTCGGCCCATTTGGTTCCAGCAACATCTGAGCCTCATATGGGTTCGTGCGGCCTGCTTCGGAATGTGGATCCTAGCCTTCGTCATGTGCCTGCCCGTCCTCCTGCTTCAGGATCTGGAGAAGGAATTGACCGTGTTAGAGCCAATTTGGTTTGTTTTCATCATCGGCCTTCCCTTTGTAATTATGATCACCTGCTACTGCCTGGTTGGCTGGAGGCTGCAAGGGGACAGGTTCTTCGAATATCCGAAACCTGTCCGCCTCATCATCACCGTTGTCGTCGCCTTTATGATCTGTTGGATCCCCAACACTGTCTGCGACCTCGTATCAACCTTCTCCACACCGATTCCCCGGGACTGGTCGTTATTCACTGTTGCCCTGGCCTCATTCAACAGCGCCCTCAACCCCCTTCTCTATGTCTTCGCTGGCCGCGAATTCCGCCAGGTCCTCAGGCGCTCCCTTCTCGCCTCGCTCCGTCTAGCTTTCGCCGAGCAGAGTCTAGAACTGGAGAGCCAGGCAGAAAACCGCAACCTCATCTCAAATACAAATGTCTGA